AAAGCCCTCGACGTCGGCTGCGGCGGCGGCATCCTCAGCGAAGCCATGGCGCAACGTGGCGCCACGGTCATGGGCATCGACATGGGCGAGGCGCCGCTGGCGGTGGCCCAGTTGCACCAGCTGGAGTCCGGGGTGAGCGTCGAATACCGACAGATCACCGCCGAAGCCCTGGCCGAAGAGATGCCCGAGCAGTTCGACGTCGTCACCTGCCTGGAAATGCTTGAGCACGTGCCTGATCCGTCCTCGGTGATCCGTGCCTGCTTCCGCATGGTCAAGCCGGGTGGCCAGGTGTTCTTCTCCACCATCAACCGGAACCCGAAGGCCTACCTGTTCGCGATCATCGGTGCCGAATACATCATGAAGCTGCTGCCGCGCGGCACCCATGACTTCAAGAAGTTCATCCGCCCTTCGGAACTGGGTGCCTGGAGCCGCTCCGCCGGCCTGACCGTCAAGGACATCATCGGCCTGACCTACAACCCGCTGACCAAGCACTACAAGCTGGCCGCCGATGTCGACGTCAACTACATGATCCAGACCCTGCGGGAGGAATAAGCCCATGCGTATCAGAGCAGTTCTTTTCGACATGGATGGCACCCTGCTCGACACCGCGCCGGACTTCATCGCCATCTGCCAGGCAATGCGCGCCGATCGCGGCCTGGCGCCGATCCCGGACAAGCATATCCGTGACGAAATCTCCGGCGGTGCCCGGGCGATGGTGGCCGTCACCTTCTCCATGGACCCGGAGTCCCCGGGATTCGAGGAACTGCGCCTGGAATTCCTGGAGCGCTACCTCAAGCATTGCGCCGTGCACAGCAAGCTGTTCGACGGCATGGCCGAGCTGCTGGCCGACATCGAGAAGGCCAACCTGATCTGGGGCGTGGTCACCAACAAGCCGGTGCGTTTTGCCGAGCCGATCATGCGCCAACTGGGCCTGGCCGAGCGCTCTGCCCTGCTGATCTGCCCGGACCACGTGAAGAACAGCAAGCCGGACCCGGAACCGCTGATCCTCGCCTGCAAGATGCTCGACCTCGATCCGGCCAGCGTCTTGTTCGTCGGCGACGACCTGCGCGACATCGAGTCGGGTCGCGATGCCGGCACCAAGACCGCCGCCGTGACCTACGGCTACATCCATCCGGACGACAACCCCAGGCACTGGGGCGCCGATGTGGTGGTCGATCACCCACTGGAACTGCGCCAGCT
This portion of the Pseudomonas sp. MRSN 12121 genome encodes:
- the ubiG gene encoding bifunctional 2-polyprenyl-6-hydroxyphenol methylase/3-demethylubiquinol 3-O-methyltransferase UbiG, with the translated sequence MSNVDHAEIAKFEALAHRWWDRESEFKPLHDINPLRVNWIDERVNLAGKKALDVGCGGGILSEAMAQRGATVMGIDMGEAPLAVAQLHQLESGVSVEYRQITAEALAEEMPEQFDVVTCLEMLEHVPDPSSVIRACFRMVKPGGQVFFSTINRNPKAYLFAIIGAEYIMKLLPRGTHDFKKFIRPSELGAWSRSAGLTVKDIIGLTYNPLTKHYKLAADVDVNYMIQTLREE
- the mupP gene encoding N-acetylmuramic acid 6-phosphate phosphatase MupP, translating into MRIRAVLFDMDGTLLDTAPDFIAICQAMRADRGLAPIPDKHIRDEISGGARAMVAVTFSMDPESPGFEELRLEFLERYLKHCAVHSKLFDGMAELLADIEKANLIWGVVTNKPVRFAEPIMRQLGLAERSALLICPDHVKNSKPDPEPLILACKMLDLDPASVLFVGDDLRDIESGRDAGTKTAAVTYGYIHPDDNPRHWGADVVVDHPLELRQLLDQALCSC